From a region of the Brevibacterium siliguriense genome:
- a CDS encoding 2,3-butanediol dehydrogenase, translating into MRAARFHDRKDIRIEDIPEPEPRPGAVAIDVAWCGICGTDLHEYLEGPIFVPPAGHPHPISGESAPVTMGHEFSGTITGLGEGVTDLEVGQNVVVEPYIIAEDVDTSPGQSYQLSKDMNFIGLGGHGGGLAEKIVVQRRWVHSIGDIPLDQAALIEPLSVAHHAVRRSDAEAGQIAIVGGAGPIGLLTAAVLKAKGLTVFISELSEARKEMALSTGVADEVFDPRESDVAETVHERTGGRGADAGFECSSVPAVLDMLIDAVRPGGVIVNVSIWGHKPEVDMPKLVLKEIDLRGTIGYSGDHPETIRLASTGTIDLSAFITARIGLDELISGGFDELINNNEHHVKIIVDPRA; encoded by the coding sequence ATGAGGGCAGCACGATTCCACGATCGCAAAGACATCCGGATCGAAGACATCCCCGAACCCGAACCGCGACCAGGCGCAGTCGCGATCGATGTGGCCTGGTGCGGGATCTGCGGCACGGATCTCCACGAATACTTGGAGGGGCCCATCTTCGTCCCGCCCGCCGGACACCCCCACCCCATTTCCGGCGAATCCGCACCCGTGACCATGGGGCATGAGTTCTCCGGCACGATCACTGGACTCGGCGAAGGTGTCACTGACCTGGAAGTCGGCCAGAACGTCGTCGTCGAGCCCTACATCATTGCCGAGGACGTCGATACCAGCCCCGGCCAGAGCTATCAGCTGTCGAAGGACATGAACTTCATCGGGCTCGGCGGCCACGGTGGCGGATTAGCGGAGAAGATCGTCGTTCAACGCCGCTGGGTGCACTCCATCGGCGACATTCCGCTCGATCAGGCAGCACTCATCGAGCCGCTGTCAGTCGCCCACCATGCAGTCAGACGATCAGACGCTGAAGCCGGACAGATCGCCATCGTCGGCGGCGCGGGACCGATCGGCCTCCTCACTGCCGCCGTCCTCAAGGCCAAAGGGCTGACCGTCTTCATCTCCGAACTCTCCGAAGCGCGAAAGGAGATGGCACTGTCAACAGGCGTTGCCGACGAGGTTTTCGACCCGCGTGAATCCGACGTCGCAGAAACCGTCCACGAGCGCACGGGCGGACGAGGAGCCGACGCGGGATTCGAGTGCTCATCCGTCCCTGCGGTTTTGGACATGCTCATCGACGCTGTCCGCCCGGGCGGCGTCATCGTCAACGTGTCCATCTGGGGACATAAGCCGGAGGTCGACATGCCGAAGCTGGTCCTCAAGGAGATCGATCTGAGAGGGACGATCGGCTACTCCGGCGACCACCCCGAGACAATCAGACTCGCCTCCACCGGAACCATCGATCTCTCGGCATTCATCACCGCACGCATCGGTCTGGACGAGCTCATCTCCGGCGGATTCGACGAACTCATCAACAACAACGAACACCATGTGAAGATCATCGTCGACCCACGCGCTTGA
- a CDS encoding GntP family permease: protein MDLQLILALIAGIATIVVIVLATRLDAFIALLLAAVVTGIVAGQDLLSIVDSITTGFGDTLASIGIVIGLGVGIGKILEVSGAADSLARAFLRAFGKGREPWAMGTVGSLVSIPVFCDSGYVIMNPLARSIARVKKGGYVTLALALGCGMTLTHHMVPPTPGPLAATGILGADIGSVILAGLVFTVVLLPVVVVYARWIGPKLEPVLNAQVKHDVYAEVVVETASGSGGGDVLTAESGDSAGTDNAPDSSKKPGAFLGFLPLIVPLLLIVANTVSTAIDKNAQGQLAGDAYEPSAWVAPLAFLGNPVVALIIGLVLAVYTLLPRVTPRNKVQNWLADGAASAGLILLITGAGGSFGLVLRESGVGDALAEAIASISLPALLVPFLIASLVRLAQGSGTVAMITAASVTAPLIAPLGLDPLVAVMACTAGSMVFSYFNDSYFWVVTRFAGLDGINAIKGWSGITTAVWICSLPLLFVLDLVV, encoded by the coding sequence ATGGACCTGCAACTCATCCTGGCGCTGATCGCCGGAATCGCGACGATCGTCGTCATCGTGCTCGCGACCCGCCTCGACGCATTCATCGCTCTGCTCCTGGCAGCCGTTGTCACCGGCATCGTCGCCGGTCAGGACCTGCTCTCGATCGTCGACTCCATCACCACCGGATTCGGCGACACCCTGGCCAGCATCGGCATCGTCATCGGGCTCGGTGTCGGCATCGGCAAGATCCTCGAGGTCTCCGGTGCCGCCGACTCCCTGGCCCGAGCCTTCCTGCGCGCCTTCGGCAAGGGACGTGAGCCCTGGGCGATGGGCACGGTCGGCTCGCTCGTCTCCATCCCGGTCTTCTGCGACTCCGGGTACGTCATCATGAACCCGCTGGCGCGTTCGATCGCCCGCGTGAAGAAGGGCGGCTATGTCACCCTCGCGCTGGCTCTGGGGTGCGGAATGACGCTGACCCACCATATGGTGCCGCCGACGCCTGGCCCACTGGCGGCCACGGGCATCCTCGGTGCCGATATCGGTTCGGTCATTCTGGCCGGGCTCGTCTTCACCGTCGTCCTTCTGCCCGTTGTCGTCGTCTACGCCCGCTGGATCGGTCCGAAACTCGAACCGGTCCTCAACGCCCAGGTCAAGCATGACGTCTACGCCGAGGTGGTCGTCGAAACCGCATCCGGTTCGGGCGGCGGCGACGTCCTCACAGCCGAAAGCGGAGACTCTGCCGGAACCGATAACGCTCCCGACTCGTCGAAGAAGCCCGGCGCCTTCCTCGGCTTCCTTCCGCTCATCGTCCCGCTCCTGCTCATCGTCGCCAACACCGTGAGCACCGCGATCGACAAGAACGCTCAGGGCCAACTCGCCGGAGACGCCTACGAACCCTCCGCGTGGGTCGCGCCTCTGGCCTTCCTCGGCAACCCCGTCGTCGCCCTCATCATCGGTCTCGTCCTCGCCGTCTACACCCTGCTGCCCCGCGTGACTCCGCGCAACAAGGTGCAGAACTGGCTGGCCGACGGTGCAGCCTCGGCCGGACTCATCCTGCTCATCACCGGCGCCGGCGGCAGCTTCGGCCTCGTGCTGCGCGAATCGGGTGTCGGTGACGCCCTCGCCGAGGCGATCGCCTCGATCAGCCTGCCGGCCCTCCTCGTGCCATTCCTCATCGCCTCCCTCGTCCGCTTGGCGCAGGGTTCGGGCACGGTCGCGATGATCACCGCCGCTTCGGTGACGGCTCCGCTCATCGCCCCGCTGGGACTCGATCCGCTCGTGGCCGTGATGGCCTGCACCGCCGGTTCGATGGTCTTCTCCTACTTCAACGACTCCTACTTCTGGGTCGTCACGCGGTTCGCCGGCCTCGACGGAATCAACGCCATCAAGGGCTGGTCGGGAATCACCACGGCGGTGTGGATCTGTTCCCTTCCGCTCCTGTTCGTGCTCGACTTGGTCGTATGA
- a CDS encoding four-carbon acid sugar kinase family protein: MSSSRMTDSNPTAPAASAPASPRILIVADDLTGGNACGALFAEAGLRTITITSTGPAGNIDISGLLDDFDAVVVNTDSRHMTAHEASELYTDLIESAGAVDHVACRIDTTLRGNVGPAAAAAISARRRALAATGSRNHRVLGLCVPAFPAAGRTTVQGRQLLGGRLLEHTELAYDVRSPMRTSVIEEILAAGADLDCHLIDIATVLAGREAVRAAVLEAIGGGAEVLVADALTNDHIDLVGSVIAEISQNLAGAADPDMRNFAGLADGVQLDWVSIDPGPGSLALALSRMPARNDSVLLGISGSATEVTRSQIAALAEDSTVTVLRAPLDDAGLPDVEATLTLIDRTASARAIIIATVLETNDLRELTDAESEQTTQRLALIASAVMSALPVSGLYTTGGDVTAAVMRELGAMGMEIDKEIVPLAVGGRLVGGSADGLPIVTKGGLIGDAGTAVECLEFLSTTARVRRD, encoded by the coding sequence ATGAGCTCCTCTCGCATGACCGACTCCAACCCGACCGCACCTGCCGCCTCGGCACCGGCGAGTCCGCGCATCCTCATCGTCGCCGACGACCTCACCGGCGGCAATGCCTGCGGAGCCCTGTTCGCCGAGGCGGGGCTGCGAACGATCACCATCACCAGTACCGGCCCGGCCGGCAACATCGACATCAGCGGTCTGCTCGATGACTTCGACGCGGTCGTCGTCAACACCGATTCCCGGCACATGACCGCACATGAAGCAAGCGAGCTCTACACCGATCTCATCGAGTCCGCTGGCGCCGTCGACCACGTGGCATGCCGCATCGACACCACTCTGCGCGGCAATGTCGGCCCTGCCGCGGCCGCCGCCATCTCGGCACGCAGACGGGCACTCGCCGCGACTGGCAGCCGGAACCACCGCGTGCTTGGACTCTGCGTTCCGGCCTTCCCCGCCGCTGGCAGGACCACCGTGCAGGGGCGGCAGCTGTTGGGCGGTCGCCTGCTCGAACACACCGAGCTCGCCTACGATGTCCGCTCCCCCATGCGCACCTCCGTCATCGAGGAGATCCTTGCCGCCGGTGCGGACCTCGACTGCCATCTCATCGATATCGCCACGGTGCTGGCCGGCCGTGAGGCCGTCCGCGCCGCCGTGCTCGAAGCCATCGGCGGGGGCGCGGAGGTGCTCGTCGCCGATGCCCTGACCAATGACCACATCGACCTCGTCGGCTCTGTCATCGCTGAGATCAGCCAGAACCTCGCCGGGGCGGCCGACCCCGATATGCGCAACTTCGCAGGTTTGGCCGACGGTGTGCAGTTGGACTGGGTGAGCATCGATCCGGGACCCGGCAGCCTCGCCCTGGCCCTGTCCAGGATGCCTGCCCGGAACGACAGCGTCCTGCTCGGCATTTCGGGATCGGCAACCGAGGTCACCCGGTCCCAGATTGCGGCGTTGGCCGAGGACTCCACGGTCACGGTCCTCCGTGCTCCGCTGGACGATGCGGGCCTGCCCGATGTCGAGGCCACGCTCACCCTCATCGATCGGACCGCCTCGGCACGGGCGATCATCATCGCCACCGTCCTCGAAACCAATGATCTGCGGGAACTCACCGATGCGGAATCCGAACAGACAACGCAGCGCTTGGCACTGATCGCCTCAGCGGTCATGTCCGCACTGCCGGTCTCCGGCCTCTACACCACCGGTGGGGACGTCACCGCCGCTGTGATGCGCGAGCTCGGCGCGATGGGTATGGAGATCGATAAGGAGATCGTGCCGCTGGCCGTGGGTGGTCGCCTCGTCGGCGGGAGCGCCGACGGACTTCCGATCGTCACGAAGGGCGGGCTCATCGGAGACGCCGGCACCGCCGTCGAATGCCTCGAATTCCTCTCGACCACTGCCCGCGTCAGGCGAGACTGA
- the pdxA gene encoding 4-hydroxythreonine-4-phosphate dehydrogenase PdxA: MTAPALAVTVGDPVGIGPEITATVLSEFAGRDDQHGIAVADLAVMKRAVDVLGLDVELRAISDWSTPAAGEGVIDVFDIGVLGDDLPDWGVVDARAGQASVTAIEIATQAAMDEKVAGIVTGPINKEAVWKSGSQHLGHTEMLGELTGVTKQDTMFVVENTKVPDHKLQIFFATRHMSLRKALDALTVDTQVDSIERAHRALQLYGVASPRLAVAALNPHGGESGAFGDEEIEILRPAIEKVNADGAFEVAGPIPADSVFHQGLIGRYDGILSQYHDQGHIASKTFDFDGTISVTVGLPILRTSVDHGTAFDIAGQGIADAGTMRSAYRAAIGYAPFVDGIRAEYLPK; the protein is encoded by the coding sequence ATGACAGCACCAGCACTCGCCGTGACCGTGGGCGATCCCGTCGGAATCGGACCGGAGATCACCGCCACCGTGCTCTCGGAGTTCGCCGGCAGAGACGATCAGCACGGAATCGCCGTGGCAGATCTGGCCGTGATGAAACGCGCCGTCGACGTCCTCGGACTCGATGTCGAACTGCGCGCCATCTCCGACTGGTCGACGCCGGCGGCCGGTGAAGGCGTCATCGACGTCTTCGATATCGGCGTCCTCGGCGACGACCTTCCCGACTGGGGCGTCGTCGACGCCCGTGCCGGTCAGGCTTCGGTGACTGCTATCGAGATCGCCACTCAAGCGGCCATGGATGAGAAGGTCGCCGGCATCGTCACCGGCCCCATCAACAAGGAAGCCGTGTGGAAGTCGGGTTCTCAACACCTCGGGCACACTGAGATGCTCGGTGAGCTGACCGGAGTGACGAAGCAGGACACGATGTTCGTCGTGGAGAACACGAAGGTCCCCGACCACAAACTCCAGATCTTCTTCGCCACCCGCCACATGTCTCTGCGCAAGGCTCTCGACGCGCTCACAGTGGACACCCAGGTCGATTCCATCGAACGCGCCCACCGCGCACTCCAGCTGTACGGCGTCGCCTCGCCCAGGCTGGCCGTGGCAGCCCTCAACCCGCACGGCGGAGAGAGTGGGGCCTTCGGCGACGAAGAGATCGAGATCCTCCGCCCGGCCATTGAGAAAGTGAATGCCGATGGTGCCTTCGAAGTCGCCGGACCGATTCCGGCCGACTCCGTCTTCCACCAAGGGCTGATCGGCCGTTATGACGGCATCCTTTCGCAGTACCACGATCAGGGACACATCGCGTCGAAGACTTTCGACTTCGACGGCACCATCTCCGTGACAGTCGGCCTGCCGATCCTGCGCACCTCCGTCGATCACGGCACCGCCTTCGACATCGCCGGTCAGGGTATCGCGGATGCGGGAACCATGCGCTCGGCCTACCGCGCCGCCATCGGATATGCTCCGTTCGTCGACGGCATCCGCGCGGAGTACCTTCCGAAGTAG